In Bufo gargarizans isolate SCDJY-AF-19 chromosome 6, ASM1485885v1, whole genome shotgun sequence, a single genomic region encodes these proteins:
- the CHMP4B gene encoding charged multivesicular body protein 4b has protein sequence MSVFGKLFGTGGKGGKGPSPQEAIQKLRDTEEMLAKKQEFLEKKIEQELTMARKHGTKNKRAALQALKRKKRYEKQLAQIDGTLSTIEFQREALENANTNTEVLKNMGYAAKAMKAAHDNMDIDKVDELMQDIADQQELAQEISDAISKPVGFADDFDEDELIAELEELEQEELDKNLLEVHGPETVPLPNVPAASLPAKPAKKKQEEEDDDMRELEDWATA, from the exons ATGTCGGTGTTTGGGAAGCTGTTCGGCACCGGGGGTAAGGGTGGCAAAGGCCCCAGCCCCCAGGAGGCCATCCAGAAGCTGCGGGACACCGAGGAGATGCTGGCCAAGAAGCAGGAGTTTCTGGAGAAGAAGATCGAGCAGGAGCTGACGATGGCGAGGAAGCACGGCACCAAGAACAAGAGAG CTGCCCTACAAGCCCTTAAACGTAAGAAGAGATACGAGAAACAGTTGGCGCAGATTGACGGGACGTTATCCACCATTGAATTCCAGAGGGAAGCCTTAGAAAATGCCAACACGAACACAGAAGTCCTGAAGAACATGGGCTATGCTGCTAAAGCCATGAAAGCTGCTCATGATAACAT GGATATTGATAAGGTGGACGAACTCATGCAAGATATTGCTGACCAGCAGGAGTTGGCCCAGGAGATCTCCGACGCAATCTCGAAACCCGTTGGCTTTGCTGACGATTTTGATGAG GATGAATTGATTGCGGAGTTGGAAGAACTAGAACAGGAGGAACTAGACAAGAATCTTCTGGAGGTCCACGGCCCAGAAACTGTACCCCTTCCGAATGTGCCTGCTGCTTCTCTACCTGCAAAGCCCG CCAAGAAGAagcaagaggaggaggatgatgacatgAGAGAACTAGAAGACTGGGCCACAGCGTAA